ATCGCGATGGTCGTGGAGCGCGACGGCGTGCCCCGGACGGTGCGCATCACGCCCCGGGAGGCCATTCGCGTGAGCTCCGACGGCGATTCGACCGTCGTGGGCCTGATCGGCATCGGGCTGCCCGAGCGACGGCCGGGGCCGCTCGGCGCGATCGCTCACGGCGCCAGCGAAACCTGGCGCTGGACCGGGTTCACGCTGGACGTCCTGAAGGGCCTGGTGACCGGCGGCGTTTCGGCGCGCAACGTCGGCGGGCCCATCCTGATCGGCCAGCTCAGCGGCCGCGTGGCCCGCGCCGGCCTCGAGCCACTGTTCGCCTTCATGGCGCTGCTGTCCATCAACCTCGCGATCTTCAACATCCTGCCGATCCCGGTCCTGGACGGCGGTCAGTTGGTCTTCCTGGCGGTGGAGGCGATTCGGGGCCGTGCGCTGTCGCTCGAACAGCGCATCCGCTTCAGCCAGGTGGGGATGGTGATCCTGATGGCGCTCATCGTGCTCGTGATGGCCAACGACGTGCTGCGCCTGCTGGGCGTATAGCCTGGCCAGACCGCGGCAGGCGCCGGGGTGCTACAGCAGCGGTAGCTGAGCGGGGCGCACGCTCCGCCGCAGCGCTTCCACGTCGAGCGTCTCGAGCGGCTCGTCCTGCGGGGCCACGAACAGCTCGCCGCGAAATCCCGCCCGCCGCAGCGCCTCACCCACGACCTGTCTCGCCAGCGCCGGCTCGTTGCAGGCGTCGCTCAGGTGCGCCAGCACGACCGCCGCCAGGCCCGGGTGCCAGAGCTCGGCCGCCAGCTGCCCCGCGGCCTGGTTGGAGAGGTGCCCGTGGCTCGACGCGACGCGCTGCTTCACGGACCACGGATAGGGCCCGTGGCGGAGCAGCACCTCGTCGTGGTTGGCCTCCAGCAGGAGCACGTCGCAAGCGGACAGCGCGTGGCGTACCGCGGCGGTGGGCCGGCCCAGATCGGTAGCGATGCCCAGCCGGTAGCCGGTCACGGTGTCGCGCAGGCTGACCGCGACGGGATCCGCCGCGTCGTGCGCGGTCAGGAAGGGCCGGACCTCCACGTCGCCGATCAGGAACGACTCGGTGGGGCGGTAGGAGTGGACGACCTCGGAGCCCTTGAGCAGCGCGCCGACGGCACGGCGGGTGACGGGGGTGATGTGCAGCGGCAGGCTCCAGCGGCGCGCCAGCACGCCCATCCCGCGGGTGTGATCGCCGTGCTCGTGCGTGATGAGGATGCCCGCCAACTCGTCCGGCGTCACGCCGACCCGTTCCAGCCTGCGCTCCAGGTCGCGCCCGCTGAACCCGGCGTCCACCAGGAGCCGCGTCCCACCCGCCTGGACGAGCGTCGCGTTGCCGCGGCTCCCGCTGCCGAGGATCGTGATCCTCACCGCCCCTCTCCCTCCCCACCGCGTCGCGTCGTGACCCTCACGTCGTGTGCAGGTCTCCGGTCGCGCGTTGCCACGCCGCGGACAACGCGGCGCGTTGAGCGGCGCTCAGCTCCACATCGCGCCGGGCCATCACCGAGGACGCGGTCTCCAGGAAGCGATCCAGGTTCGTGACGGCCGCGCCGCCGCCCCACGAGAAGGGCGGCACCGAGCGCGACGTGCGCGGGTCGTCGAACAGGCTCGCGCCCGCCCCGACCGTGGTGCCGGTGCCCAGCAGGGTGCCGATCGCGGTCTTCACGTGGTCGCCCAGGAAGCAGCCGATCTTGCGTTCGCCGGTGTCGCGCTCGCCGTCGGGGGTCCACACGCTCACCGACGAGTAGTTGTTCTTGAGGTCGCTGTTGGTGGTCAGCGCGCCGAGGTTGACCCAGGCGCCCAGCGCGGCGTGCCCCAGAAAGCCGTCGTGCGCCTTGTTGACGTACCCCAGCAGCACGGACGCCTCCACCTCGCCGCGCACGCGGCAGCGGGGTCCGGTCGACACGGTGTCGATGGAGCCGCCCAGCAGGACGGAGCCGGCGCCGATCCAGGACGGCCCCGCCAGGCGCGTGCCCGCGCGCACGCTCACTCCCGACTCCAGGGCGATGCCGCCCGCGCGCAGATCCAGGATGGCGGTGGGCTCGATGTCCACGTCCGGCCCCAGCAAGAGCGGTCCCTCACCCAGCGCGTGCACGCCCGCCGGCAGGTCGCCGGCGCCGGCGCGCCGCAGCCCCTGTGTTTCGGCGGGCGCCGCGCCGCCGCAACCGTCCGCCACGGCGGCGGCGTAGGCCACGTCGCCGGCGAGCAGGTCGGGCAGCCGCGTAACCAGCTCCCAGACGTCGCGCAGAAGGGCGCCCTGGATGTCGATGCCCTTGCGTTCCCCGGACTCCATGGGGCCGGTCGGGTCGGCCAGCCAGTCGGGCGGCACCGCGGGCCCGCCCGGGGGCGCGTACCAGCCGCACGCGGCGCCGTCGACGCGCAGCCACGTGGGCTCGTCTCCCAACTCCACGGCGGCGCCCGGGGCCGGCAGCGCGCGCGATTGCCAGACGACCAGGCCGCCCGCGCCCGGCTCGGGCAGTTGCGCCAGCGTCGGCGGCGCCCAGGGCTCGTCGTATTCCGCCAGGTGCGGCGCGGTGAGGTGCCCCACGCACACGCCTCCGAGCGCCGCCTCGGCCCTCTCCCGCGGCGTCCACGCGCCCACGCGCAACTCGCCGATGGGTCGAGTCAGCGCAAACGGCTCCCAGCTCCGCGCCACCGGATCGTCCACCAATACGATGCGGCGCTCAGCCATCCGTCCCCTCCCTTGCTGGTTCGCCTTCGATGTGCCGCCGAACGTCCTCGGGCAGGCCGGCGAGCATTGTCTTCAGGTCGGCCGCGCGCTCGCGCGGGAGCACGAGCGTGACGCCCGGCCGGTGCACGATGACCAGGTCTTCCACGCCCCACGCCACCACGGCGCCGTCTTCGGCCCACGCGACGCAGCGCGCGCTGTCCGGGAGCGCCCCGGCGCCCACCAGCACGTTCTCGGCGAAGTCGGCGGCGCGGGTGCGGCCCACGGCCTCCCACGATCCGACGTCGTCCCACGCGAACCGAGCCGGCGCCACCGCCACCCGGCGGCTCCGCTCGAGCACCGCGACGTCCACGCTCACCGGCTCCACCGAGTCGAAGAAGCCGGCCACGTCGCCCGCGTCCAGCAGCGGCAGGTGCGGCGCTATCTCCGGCGCGTGAGCCCGCACCTCGTCCAGAAAGAGCCCCACCGGCCAGACGAAGATCCCGGTGTTCCAGAGGTAGGAGCCGTCGGCCAGATAGCGCTCCGCGGTGGCGCGGTCAGGCTTCTCCACGAAGGCGTCCACCAGGGCCGCGTCGGGCTCACCCTCCAGCGGCGCGCCCCGCCGGATGTAGCCGTAGCCCGTCTCGGGACGATCGGGCGTCACGCCGACGGTGAAGAGTCGCCGGTGCGCGCTGGCCAGCTCGGCCACGCGCACGAGCTGGGCCCGGAACACGTCGTCGGGCGCGATCACGTGGTCGGCGTGCAGCGACACCATGACCGCCTCGGGGTCGCGCCTGGCGAGCTCGTGCGACGCCCAGGCGAGGACCGGGCCGGTCCCCCGGGCGCGCGGTTCGGCCAGCAGATTGGCGGGCGTCAGATCCGGCAGCGCCTCGAGCAGGCGCGCGCCCAATTCCGGGCCGGCGAGCAGGCGGATGCGTTCGGGGTCGACGAGTCCGCGCAGGCGCTCGCGGGTGTCCACGATGAGCGGACGCTCGCTCCCCAGCGGCAGGAGCTGCTTGGGTCGGGCCGGCGTGGACGCGGGCCAGAAGCGCGCCCCCACTCCACCCGCCAGGATGACGACGCGGAGGTCGAGCTCAGTCGCCGAGGAGTTCGTCGATGCGGGCAAGGAGCTTGCGCGGGCTGAACGGCTTGGTGAGGAAATCGGTCGCGCCCAGCCTGCCGGCACGCTCCCTGTCGGTGGTCTGTCCCTTGGCGGTCAGCATGATGACCGGCGTGTCGCGCCGGTGCGGAAGCGCACGGAGCCGCTCCAGCAGATCGAGCCCGCTCACGCCGGGGAGCATGATGTCGAGCAACACCAGGTCGAGCGGTTCGGTGGACTGGATGAGTTCGAGCGCCGTGTTGCCGTCGGATACCAGGTCCACTTCGTACGGCCCGGTTTCGAGCTGGAGCTGGATGATACGCCCGATATGAGGCTCATCATCCACCACGAGGACCCGGTGGTCATGGCCCGAGGCTGTGCGCATCATGGCCGGAGTGAGAGGGTCGTCGACGGGGCCTGAAACACCAGCCCGAAGCGCCGGGTACGGTAGACGGAGAACGGGGACAAAGTCAAGCAGGGCAGGGCGTTTCGGCCTTGACACCCCCAATGGCCGAGTGGCATCTTCGCGCCTCCCATTTTTCCCGCATCACGCCGTGCGAGGGACCCGCCTGGGACCGAGCGCGGCGCGGCGCATCAGGGCAGTCATGATCCCGATTCGGAAGACTTTTGGCGGCGCCTGGGCCGGCCTCGTGGTGGGCTCGGTCGTGGTAGCGGGCTGTGGAGACAGCCTGGGACCACGCGACTGGGACTCGTCCATAGACACCATCGCGCTGTTCGCCATCGAGCGGCCGGAGCTTCAGGGGCTGCCGGGCGCCTACGACTTCGTCTCCCTGCAGCTTCGTCCGCTGGAGGCGCTGAACGCGGGCGACCAGTGGGACATCGCCCTGGCCGACGCGCCCGGCGGCGGCTTCGACCTGCTGGTGCCCGGCGCGGTCAAGGGGTTCGAGGTATCGACCGGGATAGCGCGCGTGGACGACGAGACGTTCGAGGGCCTGTTGGAGGCCCCGAGCGACACCGCGCGCTACGAGAGGGTCGATCCGGTCCCGCTCGTGGGCGGGACGGTGTTCGTGGTGCGCAGCCGGACCGATCCCCGCATAGCGAGCTGCGAACGCTTCGCCAAGATGGAGTTGGTGGAAAGCGATCCCGTGCGCGGCATGGCCCGGCTCCGGTTCACGCGCAATCCGTTCTGCGGAGATCGCGCGCTCGTGCCACCGGACGAGCGCTGAGGGGAGGGGGAGAGGCGTGCTGGACCTGAAGACGATCCGCGACGACCCGGACGGCGTCGTGGCGAGACTCGCCGTCCGCGGGAAGGACGAATGGGGGGCCCTCGTCCGTCGCCTGGTCGAGCTGGACGAGGAGCGCCGCGGGCTCATCGGCGAGGTCGACGAGCTGCGCGCACACCGCAACGCCAGGTCCCCGGAGGTCGCCGAGCTGAAGCGCCAGGACCGCGCCGAAGAGGCGGCGTCGCTAATCAGCGAGATGCGCCGGGTGGGCGAAGAGATTTCCGCGCGCGAGGGACGGCTGGGCGAGGTCGAGGAACAGGTCCGCGGGCTGCTGCTGGAGATCCCCAACGTGCCGGACCCGGAGGTGCCGGCGGGTGGCGAGGAAGCGAACCAGGTGGTGCGCGAGCACGGCGAGCTGCCGGCCGGTCTGCCCGCCGAGCCGCAGGCGCACTGGGACCTTGCGGAGCGGCTGGGGATCCTGGACTTCGCGCGCGGGGCCAAGGTGGCGGGCAGCGGCTTCCCCGCCTACGTCGGCGCGGGCGCGCGTCTGGAGCGGGCGCTGATCAACTGGCTCCTGGACCTGCACGTGGACACGCACGGCTACACGGAAGTGCAGCCGCCGCTGCTGATCAACCACGAGGCCGCCACCGGCACCGGGCACCTGCCCAAGTACGCGGAAGAGATGTACGAGGTGCCCCTGGACGGCTACTTCCTGGTGCCCACCGCGGAGGTGCCGCTCACCAACCTGCACGCCGGCGAGATCCTGGCCGGCGACGAGCTGCCCATCCGCTACGCCGCGTACACGCCGTGCTTCCGGCGCGAGGCCGGGGCGCACGGCAAGGACACCCGCGGCCTGCTGAGGCTGCACCAGTTCGACAAGGTGGAGCTGATGCGCTTCGAGCGGCCCGAGGACAGCTCCGCGGCGCTCGAGGAGATGACCGCGCACGCCGAGGAGGGCCTGCGGCGGCTGGGCCTGAAGTACCGCGTGCTGCTGCTGTCGGGCGGCGACCTGGGGTTCGCCAACGCGCGTACCTACGACCTGGAGGTATGGGCGCCGGGCGTGGAGCAGTGGCTCGAGGTGTCGAGCTGCTCGATCTACCGCGACTACCAGGCTCGCCGGGCCGGCGTGCGATTCCGGCGGGAAAAGGGCGCTGCGCCCGAGTTCGCGCACACGCTGAACGGCTCGGCGCTGGGACTGGCGCGGGTATTCGTCGCCGTGTTGGAGACGTGGCAGGACGCCGACGGTGGGGTGGTGGTGCCCGAGCCGCTGCGCCGCTACACCGGCTTCGAGCGGATCGGTTAGCGCGACGCCCGCGGTGCCCTCGCTCCGGTCCAAGGCCGACACCGACTACCTGTCCGGGCTCAATCCCGAGCAGCGCGAAGCCGTCGAGTACTTCGAGGGTCCCATCCTCGTCCTCGCCGGCGCGGGCTCCGGCAAGACGCGCGTGCTCACGACCCGGGTCGTCCATCTGGTCGAGGAGCACGGCGTGGATCCGGCGGCGGTCCTCGCGGTGACCTTCACCAACAAGGCGGCGGGCGAGATGCGCACGCGCGTGCGCCGAGGGCTGGGGCGCGAGCCCGCCGGGATGTGGCTGGGCACGTTCCACTCGATCGGCGCGCGCCTGCTGCGCCGCCACGCCGCCGCGCTGGGCTGGTCTCCCGCGTACTCGATCTACGACGCGGACCAGACGCTGCGCGAGATCAAGCGCTCCATGGAGTCGCTGGAGATCTCCACCAAGCGCTGGCACCCGAAGGCGGTCCAGGGCACCATCTCGGGGGCCAAGAACCGGCTGATCGGGCCGGACGAGTTCGCCGCCGAGGCCATCGACCCGTTCTCGCGCAAGGTGGCGGAGATCTACCCGGCCTATCAGAAGCGCCTGCGCACCCACAACGCCTTCGACTTCGACGACCTGTTGGTCAAGCCGGTGGAGCTCTTCCACGACCGGCCGGACATCCTCGAGCGTTACCGGGGCAGGTTCGCGTTCCTGCTGGTGGACGAGTACCAGGACACCAATCACGCCCAGTACAGATTCCTGCGTCTGCTGGCGGGAGCGGAGCAGCCTGCGGGCGCGGCTCCGGGGCGGGCCCGCGACGTCGCACGCGCCAACCTCATGGTGGTGGGAGACGACGACCAGTCGATCTACGCTTGGCGCGGCGCCGACATCTCCAACATCCTGGACTTCGAGGCCGACTTCCCGGACGCCCACGTGGTGCGCCTGGAGCGCAACTATCGGTCGACGGCGAACATCCTGGACGCGGCCAACCTGGTCATCAGCCAGAACCTGCGCCGCAAGGGCAAGACGCTCCGCACCGAGGAAGCCGAGGGCGAGCGCATCACCCGCGTCGAGGCGCTGGACGAGCGCGACGAGGCGGCCTGGATAGGCGAGCAGATCGAGGCGCGGCTCCGTGAAGGGACCGGGTCGCTGCGCGACTTCGTCATGCTCTATCGCACCAACGCCCAGTCGCGCGCGCTCGAGGAGGAGTTGCTGCGCCGCGACCTGCCCTATCAGGTGATCGGCGGCACGCGCTTCTACGAACGTCGCGAGATCCAGGACCTGCTGGCCTACCTGCGGCTGATCTCCAATCCGCGGGACACCGCCGCGTTCGACCGCATAGTCAACGTGCCGCGCCGCGGCATAGGCGACGTGAGCCGGGCGCGCGTCCTGCAGGCCGCCGCCGACCGGGGCATCGCCGCCGTGGATGCAGCCGCCGACGCGCACGCGATCGACACCCTGGGCGGCGCCGCGGCGCGCTCGCTGACCGCGTTCGCGGCGGTGATCGAGCGCTTCCGCGGGCTGGCCCGCCACGTGGGCGTGGGCGAGCTGCTGGAGACGCTGCTCGCGGAGATCCGCTTCACCGAAGCGCTGCGGCGCGAGGGCCCCGAGGGCGACGACCGTGTGGACAACGTGCGCGAGCTGGTGGCGACCGCCCACGACTTCGACCTGCGCGCCGGCCCCGCGGACGAGGAGCCCGAGGACGCCGCCGCGGCCAGCACCGCGCTCGATCGCTTCCTGCAGCGCGTGTCGCTGGTGACCGACCTGGATCGGCACGACCCGGACGCCGACGCCGTCAGCCTGATGACGCTGCACAACGCCAAGGGCCTGGAGTTCCCGGTGGTCTTCGTGGCCGGGCTGGAGGACGGCCTGTTCCCGCTGTCCAGCTCCTTCGACGATCCGGCTTCGCTCGAAGAGGAGCGGCGCCTGTTCTACGTCGGCATCACCCGCGCCGAGCGGAAGCTGTTCCTGACCCACGCGCGCTCGCGGAGGCGCGCCGGCGAGGTACTGCGCTGCATCCCCTCGAGCTTCCTGCAGGCGCTGGAGGCCGGGCCCGTGGAGGTGGGCGCGACGCCGGCGCTGGAGCGGCACCAGCGCGCGCTGCGCTCCTACGGTGGGGGCGGCTGGCGTCCACGGACGCGCCGCTCGCGGGACGACGAGGAGGCGCCGTTCGGGCGCGCCCAGCCCGGCGAGGGCCTTGTGATCGACTACAGCGTCGCGCAGGCGGCGCCCCGGTTCCTGAAGGGCGAGCGGGTCCGCCACCCGAGGTTCGGCAGCGGCGTGATCCGCGAGCTGTCGGGGCTGGGGGAGAACCTGAAGGCGACCATCGATTTCGACGGCGTGGGGCGCAAGAAGGTGATAGTGCGCTACGCCAACCTGCAGAAGGAGCTGTGATGAGCGAGCCGTCCGGCGACGGGGGCATCGGCCGCGAGCAGGTGCTGCACATAGCGCACCTGGCTCGGCTGCGTCTGGAGGCCGAGGAGGTGGAGCTGTTCACCCGCCAGCTCAACGACATCCTGGGCCACGCGCAAGAGATAGCGGAAGCGGCCGAGGAGGGCGCCGTCCCGGACGACGAGCGGCCCCGCCCCGGCGCCGCCGCGCTGCGCCTGCGGGAAGGGGTGGCGGAGGCGGACCCGCTGCTCGCCCCCCTGTCCGCGTTCGCGCCCGCCTTCCCCGACGGGCTCTTTGCCGTGCCTCGGCTGGAGGCCATGGACGACGAACCGTCGCCGTGACCGGCCCAGCCGACTTCGACGCGCGCTCGATCCCCGAGCTGGCGCGCGCGGTTCGCGGCGCGGAGGAGTCCGCCCGCTCGCTCGCCGAGCGCGCTCTGAAGAGGCTCGCGGCCGCCGACGCCGACCTGAACATCTTCCTGGCGCGGGACCCCGAGCGCGCGCTCGCCGCCGCCGACGCGGCGGACCGGGCGGGCGCCGAAGCCGGGCCGCTCGCGGGGATCCCGGTGGCGCTCAAGGACAACCTCGCCACCGCCGACCTGCCCACCACGTGCGGGTCGCGCATCCTGGAGGGGTTCGTGCCCCCCTACGAGGCCACCGTCGTGCGCCGGCTGCGCGCGGCGGGCGCGGTGATCGTCGGCAAGACCAACATGGACGAGTTCGCCATGGGGTCGTCCAACGAGAACTCGGCGTACGGCCCCGCGCGCAACCCGCACGACGCTACGCGCGTCCCGGGCGGATCCTCCGGCGGCTCGGCCGCGGCGGTGGCCGCCGGCGTGGTGCCTGCGGCGCTCGGCTCGGACACCGGCGGCTCGGTGCGCCAGCCCGGGTCGCTGTCGGGGGTGGTGGGCGTGAAGCCCACCTACGGGAGGGTCAGCCGCTACGGCCTGGTCGCGTTCGCGTCCAGCCTGGACCAGATCGGACCGCTCGCCGCGAACGTCGCCGACGCCGCCGCGGTCCTGCAGGCCATCGCCGGGCTGGATCCGCTGGACGCCACGTCCGCCGACGAGCCCGTGCCGGACCTGGTCGGGGCCGCGCGCGCCGGCGCCGAGCGGGGCCTCGAGGGGGTCGTCATCGGGGTGCCCGCCGAGTGCTTCGGCGAGGGCCTCGAGGCGGGCGTGCGCGAGCGCTGCGAAGCGGCGCTGGCCGCGCTCGCGGCGGACGGCGCCGAGCTGCGCGACGTGTCGCTGCCGCACACCCCGCTGGCGGTGCCCACCTACTACCTCATCGCCCCCGCCGAGGCGTCCAGCAACCTGGCGCGCTACGACGGCGTCCGCTACGGCCCGCGCTGGGATGCCGAGGCCGGCCTGGTGGGCATGTACGAGGAGACCCGCGCGCGCGGATTCGGCGCGGAGGTGAAGCGGCGCATCATGCTCGGCACGTACGTCCTGTCGGCCGGCTACTACGACCGCTACTACGGGCGCGCGCAGCAGATGCGCGAGCGCATCGCCGCCGATTTCCGCGCCGTGTTCGCCGACGGCGTGCACGCGATCTTCACGCCCACATCGCCCTCCACCGCGTTCGCGCTGGGCGAGCGGACCGACGATCCCTACCAGATGTACCTGGCCGACGTGTTCACGGTCACAGCCAACCTGGCCGGGATCCCCGGGGCCTCGGTGCCCGTGGGTCTGGCCGATGGGCTGCCCGTGGGCGGGCAGATCCTGGCCGACCACTTCGACGAAGCCACGGTGTTCCGCGTGGCGGCGGCGCTGGAGCGGGCGCTTGGGGAGGCAGCGTGAGCGCCGCGGAGAGCGACGGCATGCACGGCTTCGAGCCGGTGATCGGCCTGGAGGTGCACGTGCAGCTCGCCACCACCGCCAAGATGTTCTGCGGCGACCGCTACGAATTCGGAGCCGAACCGAACACGCGCGTGTGCCCGGTTTGCCTGGGCATGCCCGGAGCGCTGCCCACCGTGAACCAGGAGGCGGTTGAGTTGGCGGTGCGCGCCGCGGTGGGCCTGGCGTGCACGGTGCACCAGACGAGCGTGTTCGCGCGCAAGAACTACTTCTATCCCGACCTGCCCAAGGGCTATCAGATCACCCAGTTCGATCGCCCGCTCGCGACCGGCGGGCGCCTGGAGCTGAGCGACGGCGGACACAGCGTGCGCATCCGCCGCATCCACATGGAGGAGGACGCCGGCAAGTCTCTGCACGACCGGCTGGACGGACGCACGGCGGTGGACCTCAACCGCGCCGGCGTGCCG
The genomic region above belongs to Gemmatimonadota bacterium and contains:
- a CDS encoding MBL fold metallo-hydrolase; protein product: MRITILGSGSRGNATLVQAGGTRLLVDAGFSGRDLERRLERVGVTPDELAGILITHEHGDHTRGMGVLARRWSLPLHITPVTRRAVGALLKGSEVVHSYRPTESFLIGDVEVRPFLTAHDAADPVAVSLRDTVTGYRLGIATDLGRPTAAVRHALSACDVLLLEANHDEVLLRHGPYPWSVKQRVASSHGHLSNQAAGQLAAELWHPGLAAVVLAHLSDACNEPALARQVVGEALRRAGFRGELFVAPQDEPLETLDVEALRRSVRPAQLPLL
- a CDS encoding putative sugar nucleotidyl transferase, coding for MAERRIVLVDDPVARSWEPFALTRPIGELRVGAWTPRERAEAALGGVCVGHLTAPHLAEYDEPWAPPTLAQLPEPGAGGLVVWQSRALPAPGAAVELGDEPTWLRVDGAACGWYAPPGGPAVPPDWLADPTGPMESGERKGIDIQGALLRDVWELVTRLPDLLAGDVAYAAAVADGCGGAAPAETQGLRRAGAGDLPAGVHALGEGPLLLGPDVDIEPTAILDLRAGGIALESGVSVRAGTRLAGPSWIGAGSVLLGGSIDTVSTGPRCRVRGEVEASVLLGYVNKAHDGFLGHAALGAWVNLGALTTNSDLKNNYSSVSVWTPDGERDTGERKIGCFLGDHVKTAIGTLLGTGTTVGAGASLFDDPRTSRSVPPFSWGGGAAVTNLDRFLETASSVMARRDVELSAAQRAALSAAWQRATGDLHTT
- a CDS encoding mannose-1-phosphate guanylyltransferase; protein product: MPASTNSSATELDLRVVILAGGVGARFWPASTPARPKQLLPLGSERPLIVDTRERLRGLVDPERIRLLAGPELGARLLEALPDLTPANLLAEPRARGTGPVLAWASHELARRDPEAVMVSLHADHVIAPDDVFRAQLVRVAELASAHRRLFTVGVTPDRPETGYGYIRRGAPLEGEPDAALVDAFVEKPDRATAERYLADGSYLWNTGIFVWPVGLFLDEVRAHAPEIAPHLPLLDAGDVAGFFDSVEPVSVDVAVLERSRRVAVAPARFAWDDVGSWEAVGRTRAADFAENVLVGAGALPDSARCVAWAEDGAVVAWGVEDLVIVHRPGVTLVLPRERAADLKTMLAGLPEDVRRHIEGEPAREGTDG
- a CDS encoding response regulator encodes the protein MMRTASGHDHRVLVVDDEPHIGRIIQLQLETGPYEVDLVSDGNTALELIQSTEPLDLVLLDIMLPGVSGLDLLERLRALPHRRDTPVIMLTAKGQTTDRERAGRLGATDFLTKPFSPRKLLARIDELLGD
- the serS gene encoding serine--tRNA ligase, coding for MLDLKTIRDDPDGVVARLAVRGKDEWGALVRRLVELDEERRGLIGEVDELRAHRNARSPEVAELKRQDRAEEAASLISEMRRVGEEISAREGRLGEVEEQVRGLLLEIPNVPDPEVPAGGEEANQVVREHGELPAGLPAEPQAHWDLAERLGILDFARGAKVAGSGFPAYVGAGARLERALINWLLDLHVDTHGYTEVQPPLLINHEAATGTGHLPKYAEEMYEVPLDGYFLVPTAEVPLTNLHAGEILAGDELPIRYAAYTPCFRREAGAHGKDTRGLLRLHQFDKVELMRFERPEDSSAALEEMTAHAEEGLRRLGLKYRVLLLSGGDLGFANARTYDLEVWAPGVEQWLEVSSCSIYRDYQARRAGVRFRREKGAAPEFAHTLNGSALGLARVFVAVLETWQDADGGVVVPEPLRRYTGFERIG
- a CDS encoding UvrD-helicase domain-containing protein yields the protein MPSLRSKADTDYLSGLNPEQREAVEYFEGPILVLAGAGSGKTRVLTTRVVHLVEEHGVDPAAVLAVTFTNKAAGEMRTRVRRGLGREPAGMWLGTFHSIGARLLRRHAAALGWSPAYSIYDADQTLREIKRSMESLEISTKRWHPKAVQGTISGAKNRLIGPDEFAAEAIDPFSRKVAEIYPAYQKRLRTHNAFDFDDLLVKPVELFHDRPDILERYRGRFAFLLVDEYQDTNHAQYRFLRLLAGAEQPAGAAPGRARDVARANLMVVGDDDQSIYAWRGADISNILDFEADFPDAHVVRLERNYRSTANILDAANLVISQNLRRKGKTLRTEEAEGERITRVEALDERDEAAWIGEQIEARLREGTGSLRDFVMLYRTNAQSRALEEELLRRDLPYQVIGGTRFYERREIQDLLAYLRLISNPRDTAAFDRIVNVPRRGIGDVSRARVLQAAADRGIAAVDAAADAHAIDTLGGAAARSLTAFAAVIERFRGLARHVGVGELLETLLAEIRFTEALRREGPEGDDRVDNVRELVATAHDFDLRAGPADEEPEDAAAASTALDRFLQRVSLVTDLDRHDPDADAVSLMTLHNAKGLEFPVVFVAGLEDGLFPLSSSFDDPASLEEERRLFYVGITRAERKLFLTHARSRRRAGEVLRCIPSSFLQALEAGPVEVGATPALERHQRALRSYGGGGWRPRTRRSRDDEEAPFGRAQPGEGLVIDYSVAQAAPRFLKGERVRHPRFGSGVIRELSGLGENLKATIDFDGVGRKKVIVRYANLQKEL
- a CDS encoding aspartyl/glutamyl-tRNA amidotransferase subunit C, giving the protein MSEPSGDGGIGREQVLHIAHLARLRLEAEEVELFTRQLNDILGHAQEIAEAAEEGAVPDDERPRPGAAALRLREGVAEADPLLAPLSAFAPAFPDGLFAVPRLEAMDDEPSP
- the gatA gene encoding Asp-tRNA(Asn)/Glu-tRNA(Gln) amidotransferase subunit GatA codes for the protein MPELARAVRGAEESARSLAERALKRLAAADADLNIFLARDPERALAAADAADRAGAEAGPLAGIPVALKDNLATADLPTTCGSRILEGFVPPYEATVVRRLRAAGAVIVGKTNMDEFAMGSSNENSAYGPARNPHDATRVPGGSSGGSAAAVAAGVVPAALGSDTGGSVRQPGSLSGVVGVKPTYGRVSRYGLVAFASSLDQIGPLAANVADAAAVLQAIAGLDPLDATSADEPVPDLVGAARAGAERGLEGVVIGVPAECFGEGLEAGVRERCEAALAALAADGAELRDVSLPHTPLAVPTYYLIAPAEASSNLARYDGVRYGPRWDAEAGLVGMYEETRARGFGAEVKRRIMLGTYVLSAGYYDRYYGRAQQMRERIAADFRAVFADGVHAIFTPTSPSTAFALGERTDDPYQMYLADVFTVTANLAGIPGASVPVGLADGLPVGGQILADHFDEATVFRVAAALERALGEAA